The genomic segment ATTCAGCCTGCTCTTTTTCTGAAAGCTGTTCTTTTCCTTCCAGACAAGCATCTGCAATCTTGGAAGTAATAAGCCTGATAGAACGGATAGCATCATCATTTCCAGGAATAATATAATCAATATCATCAGGATCACAATTGGTATCAACAATAGCAACAGTAGGAATCTTAAGGCGTTTTGCTTCCCTGATTGCAATTGCTTCATTTTTAGGATCAACAATAAAAACTGCTCCAGGAAGCCGGCCCATAGTCCGAATTCCTCCAAGGTTGCTGTCCAGTTTTAAACGTTCTTTACCCAGTTTTAAACGTTCTTTTTTGGTGTAAAGATTAATAGTTTCATCACTTTCTATCTCATTTAAGTGATTCAGGCGGTCAATACTTTGTTTAATGGTCTGAAAATTGGTCAGCATTCCGCCCAGCCATCTATTGTGAACATAATACATATCACACCGGACAGCTTCTTCATAAACTGCATCTCTTGCCTGTTTTTTTGTACCTACAAAAAGAACAGATTTACCATTGGCAACAGTGTCAAATATGAAATCATAGGCTTTTCTGAACATGCGAACTGTTTTTTGAAGATCAACAATATAAATCCCGTTTCTTGCTCCGAAAATATAAGGTTTCATTTTCGGATTCCATCGTTTGGTCTGATGACCAAAATGAACTCCTGCTTCAAGAAGTTCTTTCATTGTAACATAAGCCATTCTTATTTCTCCCTGGTTTGGTTTTTCCACCACTTTTATCTACCCTGTTTTTCCACTATTCATTAGAAAGCACCAGAAATCAGGTCAAAAAGCGTGTGTATTTAAAAAAATCGAAGTTTAGTAACAAATTATATAATGATAAGCAACAAATTTCTTATCCTTGCCATCATGCCTTTTTTTGAATTTGAACAACACGGTTATTGCCGCTGTAATCTTTTAAACAGCAAAAATTTTCATAAGTACCGCAGGATTCAACTATTTTTAGAACATCTTCTTTCTGATCATGACCAATTTCAAGAAGCATCCAACCTTTGTCTGCAAGATAAGAACAGGCTGAATAAAGAATATGTCTTATGGCTCCAAGCCCGTCCTTATCTCCGTCAAGTGCCCCAAAAGGTTCATAATCCTTTATTTCTGGTTCAAGGTCAGGAATTATATCTGTTTTTATATAAGGGGGATTAGACAGGAGCATATCAAAGAAAATAGAATTTTCTTTGAAAGGACCAAACCAGTCCCCGCAGATAAAAGATACCTCCCCTGTTAAAATATGCTGTTTTGCGTTTCTTTTAGCTACTGCAAGAGCTTTTTGAGACCAGTCAGATGCAAAATACATATTAAAGGGTCTTTCAGAGGCAAGAGCAATGGTAATTGCACCAGTTCCTGTGCCAAGCTCCAAGATCTTTTTTTTATGCAGTTTTGAATCATCTGGTAAAAACTTCAAGGCAGCTTCAATAAGACATTCTGTTTCCGGCCTTGGTATTAATACATCCCTTGTTACCTCAAGATTCATGGACCAGAACTCTTTTTTCCCTACAATATAAGCAACCGGTTCTTTATTAATACGGCGCTTGATTAAGGACTTGAACAAAGCAAGCTCTTTATCAACAAGAGGCTGATCATATTGTATATATAAATCTATCCTCTTTAGACCCAGAGCATGGGCTAAAATTATCTCGGCTGAAGCTCTGGGATTCTCTATATTGCGGGATTTAAAATAAGAATCTGTCCATTTGAGGAGCTTATGGATGGTCCACGGCAGTTCTATGGTCTCTGATTGCTGCTGCATCTTGAAGTGCCTGGGCCTGATAAAAGGTTGTCAATTCCCCAATAATAGTATCAAGTTCACCCTGTAAAATACTTTCAAGTTTATAGAGTGTCAGTCCTATCCTGTGATCTGTTACACGTCCCTGTGGATAATTATAGGTTCGGATTCTTCCGCTCCTGTCTCCTGTTCCAATCTGGCTCTTTCTTTCCTGTGATCTCTTTGCATCCTGTTCCTGAATCATCTGATCCAAAAGACGCGCCCTTAAAACCTTAAGTGCCTTATTTTTATTTTTTAACTGGGATTTTTCATCCTGGCATGTAACAACAAGCCCTGTGGGAAGATGGGTTATACGAACCGCAGAATCAGTTGTATTAACAGACTGGCCTCCAGGACCTGTGGAACGATAAACATCCACTTTGATCTCACTGGGATCAATATGAAGCTCAACTTCTTCGGCCTCAGGTAAAACTGCCACAGTTACAGCAGAAGTATGCACCCTGCCCTGAGTTTCAGTTTCAGGCACCCTTTGAACCCTGTGGATTCCGCTTTCATATTTTAAATGACTATAAACACCCCTGCCATGAATCATGGCTATAACTTCCTTTAAACCTCCCACGCCAGTGGTATTGTGGCTCATGATCTCAAGCTTCCAGCCATTATTTTCTGCATATCTGGAGTACATTCTAAACAGATCTCCTGCAAAAAGTCCAGCTTCCTCCCCGCCTGTCCCTGCCCTGATCTCAATAAGTACATTTTTTTCATCATGGGGGTCTTTGGGCATAAGAAGTTTTTTAAGATCATCTTCCAGTTCATTTTTCTTAAGATTTAAAAGCTCTGTATCTTCACGGGCAAGCTCTTTAATTTCAGGATCATGATCTTTCATAAGCTCCATACTGCCATCAAGATCATCCATAACCTGCCTGTAATTTCTAAAAACCGTTACAATCTTACTGAGATCAGCATGTTCCCGGGCATATTTCTGGTATGCATCCCGATCATTCACAATCTCAGGATCACTCAACAGAATTTCAATTTCTGAAAAGCGTTTTTCAACCCCTTTTAATTTATTAAACATAAAGTTTTCCAGCCCGTTTCCACACCTTTGTTATAGATAAGCACATACAGGATTCTCAGCTCTGAACTGCCTGCTGGGCTGCCTGTTTCTCTGTCCCTGCATCCTGATTTTGAAACTTTGCATATTTTCTGCGGAAACGCTCTATTCTTCCGGCAGTATCAATCAATTTTTGCTTGCCTGTAAAAAAAGGATGACATTGGGAACAAATTTCAACACTAACATCTTTTTTTGTTGATCCTACTTCCATAACATAGCCGCATGCACATTTAATAGTTGTCTGATTATATTCAGGATGAATATCAGTTTTCATTGTATTTTCAACCTCCTAAGTAATAAACTAAGCATTCATTGCTTCCATAAATTCTTTATTATCTACTGTTCCGTTCATTTTTTCAAGTAAAAATTCCAAACTATCAACAGGATTTAATGAAGAAAGCAGTTTTCTTAAGATCCAGACCCTGTTCAGGGTATCCTGGTCCAGAAGAAGCTCTTCTTTACGAGTACCTGATTTTTTAATATCAATAGCAGGAAACAGGCGCTTGTCGGCAAGCCTTCTGTCTAACTGCAGTTCCATATTACCGGTTCCCTTAAATTCTTCAAAAATAACCTCATCCATACGGCTTCCAGTATCAATCAACGCTGTTGCAATAATAGTAAGACTTCCCCCGTCTTCAATATTTCTTGCTGCACCAAAAAATCTTTTGGGCCTCTGAAGTGCATTTGAATCAACACCGCCTGAAAGTATTTTACCGCTGGGAGGTACCACAGAGTTATATGCCCTGGCAAGACGTGTAATACTGTCTAAAAGAATAACAACATTTTTTTTATGTTCAACAAGTCTCTTGGCTTTATCAATAACCATTTCTGCAACCTGGACATGGCGCTCTGCAGGTTCGTCAAAGGTTGAACTGATTACTTCACCCTTGACCGATCTTACCATGTCTGTAACCTCTTCAGGCCGTTCATCAATAAGAAGGACAAAAAGAACAATATCTTTGTGATTAGCTGTAATACTGTTGGCTATAAACTGGAGAAGCATGGTTTTTCCTGACCTGGGAGGTGAAACTATCAATCCTCTCTGACCAAAACCAATAGGGGTCATCAAATCCATGATACGGGTTGAATAATTATCAGAATCTGTTTCAAGGCTTATTTTTTCATCAGGATATAAAGGAGTCAGATTGTCAAAAAGAATTTTTTCTCTTGCAATTTCAGGGTCTTCATAATTAATAGCCTCAACCTTGAGCAGGGCAAAATAGCGTTCTGATTCTTTAGGCTGGCGGATTTGACCTGATACTGTATCCCCTGTTCTAAGATTAAAACGGCGTATCTGGGAAGGGGAAACATAAATATCATCAGGACCTGGAAGATAATTATAATTTGGTGCCCTTAAAAAACCAAATCCATCCGGCAGGATTTCAAGGGTTCCTTCTCCATAAATCAAACCGTTTTTCTCAATCTGAGCCTGCAATAAGGCAAAAATAAGGTCCTGCTTTCTCATTCCGGCAGCACCTTCAATATTAAAGTCCTTTGCCAGCTGCGTCAACTCGCTTATTTTCTTTTCTTTTAATTCCGAAATGTTCATTAATTTTTACTCCTAAGATATATTAATATTTTTAACTGCTTTCAAAACTTTTTTCCTATATATAAATAATCAGAAATATTCAAATACACATACTTTGGGGAAATTTTATTCAAATAAAATAAGGGCTGTTTGGATCTGCCTGCCAGTATATACTTCCCGCATAAATCAATACAGGATAATTTTAAATGTCTGTTATAGATATTTTTTTGGATTTATTCCATGTTGATATAGAGAAATCAGAGTGTTTTACGTTGATTAGTTAGAAGAAATTTTCTCCAGCAGGCGGGCCTTGTGCCAAAATAAAGCTTATAATTATATTATGATTATTTTTATGTCAAGGGGTTTCAGTATTTTTATTTGTTTTTAATAAAATCAGCAGATTTTTTTAAACTATTACACCGGCTCTTGACATTAGAGCATCAATTATATAGTAAGCTCCTTAAAATCTGGTTAAGGCTGCATGAAAACAGTCATATATTTATTAATTATGAGAGGAGCATCATGAACATTTTATTCTTCGGACCCAATGGCAGCGGCAAAGGAACACAGGGAAAACTTCTTAAAGATAAATTCAATATTGCCCATATTGAATCAGGAGCAATCTTCCGTGATAATATCAAAGGCGGAACAGAGCTTGGCAAAAAGGCAAAGGAATATATTGACAAAGGTGATCTTGTACCGGACGACATTACCATTCCCATGATCCTTGACCGCCTGAAAAAAGATGACTGCAAGGGCGGATGGCTGCTTGACGGTTTTCCCCGCAACAAGGTTCAATCTGAGAAATTAGATGAAGCATTAAAGGCTGCCGGCATGGAACTAAACTATGTCCTGGAAATTCTTCTTGACAGACAGATTGCCAAAGACAGGATCATGGGCCGCAGACTTTGTGCAAACGATAATAACCACCCCAACAATATCTTTATTGATGCAATTAAACCAAATGGGGACAAATGCCGGGTATGCGGCGGAGAACTTTCAGCACGCGCAGACGACCAGGATGAAGGAGCCATTGATAAACGTCACTCCATTTACTATGACACAGAAACCGGAACCCTTGCATCTGCATATTATTTCAGAGATCAGGCAGACAAAAAATTTAAATATATCACCCTTGACGGGGAAAAAGATATTAACCAGGTTAAAGAAGAATTGCTTTCCAAACTTTAGATATTGAATCAACAAAGCTCTGCAATTTTTTTGCAGAGCTTTTTTTGTTTGTGTATTTTACCAGCAGGTTGAAATTGTATCACCTTGACTGTAAACGGAATATCCTTTGAACTAGTTGTGATTAACTTTAAAAAATGACTCCCGGACAGCCTTTACAAGAAATACAAAAAGCAGGATTGCCCCGCCTGCAAAGATTATATCCGGCACAACCCGCGCCCAGCTTAAAGCCCGGATAACACTTCCTGAAGCGATCTCAGGGCTTCTGGCATACCATAAACCATATTTTATGGCATACTGCAGTTGATAAAAACCCGAAGGAATAAGGCTGAATACAGCCATTGATGCAAGTCCCCCATTAAGTCCCCAGAAACTCCATTTTAAAAGACTGTCAGACCATGAAGCACGGGTAACAATGTGGCGGACAGAAAAGAGCATCAAAGATATTGCCAGCATTCCATATACTCCGAACAATGCAGTATGGGAATGGATGGGCGTTGTGTTGATTCCCTGGGCATAATAAAGCACAATGGGCGGATTGAGAAGGAATCCGAAAACCCCTGCTCCAACCAGGTTCCAGAAGGATACAGAAATAAAGAAATAAACAGGCCATTTATAGGCATATGCCTGCCCCCCTTCACGCACAACTTTAAGATTATGAACAATTTCAAATCCCAGCATGGTCAGGGGCACAACCTCCAGCGCGGAAAAAACAGCGCCCAGGGCAATAATTGAAACCGGGCTGCCTGCCCAGTATAAATGATGAAAGGTTCCAATTACGCCGCCGCCAAGATACAGGAATATGGTAAAGTTTACAGTCATCAAGGCAAATTTCCGGCTGACTGCACCAATACGGGAGAGCAGGAATGCCATGACCACAGTTGCAAAAACCTCAAAAAAACCTTCCACCCACAGATGAACCACCCACCAGCGCCAGTATTCTGCATCAGAGATATGGCTTCCTTTTCCATACATCAGACCTGCCATGTAAAAAAGCGGGATTGCAATGGAACTGTAAAGCAGGAGATGGGTCAGTCCCCCGCTGTCTTCTTCGTCTTTAAGGGCAGGAGAAATGGAGCGGTACATTAACACAAGCCAGATCAGCATTCCTGCAATCAAAAGAAGCTGCCATATTCGCCCAAGTTCTATAAATTCATACCCTTGATGGCCTAAATAAAAGGTATCATTTCCCATTTTTCCCAGGGCAGACAGCCAGGTTCCGCCAAGTGTGCCCGCAACAACAACAACCAGGGCGGCAAAAAGAAAAATAACCCATGATTTCTGTCCTTTGGGTTCTTTTCCAACCATAGGGCCGATAAAAAGACCTGCTGCAAGAAAGCAGGTGGCAATAAAGAAAATGGAAAGCTGGATATGCCATGTTCGTGCAGCCGCATAGGGCATGATTTTACCCAGGGGAATTCCGTAAAAATAGGTTCCTTCTACTGTGAAATGGGCTGTAACCCCTCCCATGCCTATTTGAAGGATGAACAAAACCAGGGCTGTGAGAAAATATATAAGAACCGCTTTCTGGCTTGGGGTGGGTTCTGGTTCTGGAAAATCAGTTATCAGGGCTGCGCCGTATTCATCTTTTCCAATATAGCGCAGATAGAAAAATAATGCTGCCGCAATGCAGAAAATAAGCAGGATAACACTGATAATTGACCATGTTACAGTTTCAGGCAGGGGAGTGTTTCCCACAAGAGGATCGTAGGGCCAGTTTGTTGTATAGGTATAATCCTTGTCAAGCCGCTTTGTTCCCGCAGCCCATGACAGCCATGCAAAAAACCCGGTCAGCATATGCCCTTGTTCCGCATTTTTTACAATCTCGGCCTGGATTCCCATGCGTTCATTACCACTGATAAACAATTCAGAATAATATTCTTTTAAAGCATGAAAGGCTTCTGCCTGATAGGGCGTAAATATAAGGGTTTTGCTTGCAGGATCATAACGGTTTGTTTTCATCTCCTGAGCAACAAGGGCTTTCAGACTGCCCTGTATTGAAGGATCCAGGAGATCAAAATCTTCCTGGGCAAAATATGCAGCTTTTTCAGGTGCAAGTCCATTATGTCTTGCTGCAAGATAAAGCCCCATGCGGTGTAGAAAATCAGCAGACCAGTCAGGAGCCAGGTAAGAGCCGTGTCCCCATATTGTGCCGATATGCTGCCCGCCCCGTGAAAAATAAAAATTCTGTCCGTTTACAATATCATCTCCTGTAAAAATAACCTGTCCTTCAGATGTTTTAATCTCAGAAGGAATGGGAGGTTTTTCCTTGTGGATAAAATACCCCCCGAAAATAAGAACTCCAAAAGTCATTGCCAGAAGAAACAGCAGTACAGCTCTTGTTTTTGAACTTTGCATAAATTTTCTCCTCCTTTAAAGTTATATTTTATTTTAAGATCAGACCTCAAGCCTGTTAAATACCCTAAAACCAGAATTCAGGATACCTGCGTGTTTTGGGAATATTGTTTACCAAAAGGGCAACAATGAGCATAATCAAAGCTCCAGCGCCCACAGGTATAATAGCGTAGAAATATCCGAGGTTGTGAATCTGTTCTGAGCCGGTAACAGCAATAAGAGCGGTTGCGCCTCCTGGCGGATGAAGGGTTTTTGTAGCGTGCATGGCTGCTATGGCGGTTGCAACACCCACAGATGAAGCCAGCCACATATGACCATTGAGCAGCTTGTATGCTGAGACACCTATAAGGGCTGAAATAATATGCCCCCCTATAAAATTCCTCGGCTGTGCCAGGGGGCTTCTTACTGCTCCGTATATAAGCACCGCAGACGCACCAAAAGAACCGATAATCATAACCAGGTCTGTCTGGGTGGTCAGCATATTGTATTCAAGATATGCAACTGCTCCAATACCAATGAAGGCACCTATCCATGACCAGAATATTTCAGAAATGCCCACATAAGGGGGACTTTTTGCCGTTCCTTTCATTTTTTTAAAATATTGCATAACCATATCCTTAAAGTCTAATATCCTATGGAGCATGAAGATTTTACAATATCTGTTCTTGTGATAATGCCCGCAAGTTTATTTTCACGATTAACAACCGGGACCCGGTTGATATTTTTTTCCGTTAATATGCTGGATATTTCATAAGCAGAGGTATCTTCTGTAACTGTTACCACGGGGCTGGTCATAATATTTTCCGCTTTCTGCCTGCGGATGGGAAGAGCAAGACAGCCTTTGTTTTGCAGGCACTGGGCAATAATGGTCATAAATGAGCCGGTCTTTTTTACTCCCATGTTAATCAGGAAATCCTTTTCTGAGATCATGCCCAGGATTCTTTCTTCCAAATCTGTTACAGGAACCCCTGATATCCCGTTTTTTGAAAGAATCTCGGCAACCTCTTCAAGGGGGGTATCCGGTTTAACGGAAATTACACTTCGAGTCATAATGTCTCCTGCCCTGACAGAATGCTTTATGCGCTCAAGAGCCTGTCTGTATGCAAGAATATAAACTTCCTTAAAATCCTGTGTGGTTATATCCAGATAGCCTGGGATACTCTTCATGGCTTCAAGAATATCCTGATCTGATATTTCCAGGGGACAGGTATCAATTTCTATGCTCATGGAATTGCTCCTAAAACAAAATTATCAGCCGTTAATTTAAAGAACAATAGATGGAAACAGATGTCCTGTCCTGACCTGCATAAAAAAGATCAGAACAGAACATGTGAAATGGGGAGAGAAGAGGATGCAGGATTATTTACCAGCCATCATTGCCTCAATATCCGCTTCAACTTCTCCAATAGGTTTAATATCAAAGTTTTCAACAAGAACCTTGAGAACGCCGGGGGATACAAAGGCAGGAAGTGTGGGTCCAAGTCGGATTCCCTTTACCTGGAGATGGAGCAGGGCAAGAAGAACCGCAACAGCCTTCTGCTCATACCAGCCAATATCAAATGAAAGGGGAAGATCGTTGATATGACCCAGTCCAAAAGCATCCCTGAGCTTCATGGCAATAACTGCAAGAGAGTAACAGTCATTACACTGTCCAGCATCAAGAACCCGTGGAATCCCGCCAATATCGCCCAGGTTGAGCTTGTTATAACGGTATTTTGCACATCCTGCCGTAAGAATTATAGTATCTTTGGGAAGTTTTTCAGCAACCTCTGTAAAATATCCGCGGGCTTTCTGCCTGCCGTCACAGCCTGCCATTACAATAAAGCGTTTGATAGCACCTGATTTAACAGCCTCAATTACTTTATCTGCAAGAGCAAGAACCTGGTTATGGGCAAAACCGCCTACAATCTTTCCGGTTTCAATCTCCTGCGGGGGTGCGCATTTTTTTGCTGTTTCAATAACCTGTGAAAAATCTTTGGCTTTTCCAGGCTCCCTGTCTGCAATATGTTTTACTCCTGGATAGGAAACAACGCCGGTTGTAAAAATCCTGTCCTGATAGGTATTTTTCTTCTTTATGGGAATAATGCAGTTTGTAGTCATCAGGATTGCGCCGTTAAAGGATTCAAACTCATCATTCTGTTTCCACCAGGCATTGCCGTAATTGCCTTTTAAATGTGCATATTTTTTAAATGCAGGGTAATAGTTTGCAGGCAGCATTTCGCCGTGTGTATAAACATCCACCCCTGTTCCTTCTGTCTGTTTCAGGAGTTCTTCCATATCTTTCAAATCATGGCCGCTGATAAGAATACCAGGATTTTTGCCTACACCGATATTGACTTCTGTAATCTCAGGATTGCCGTAAGCTGATGTGTTTGCCTGATCAAGAGCCGCCATAGTTGTTACAGCGCATTCCCCTGCTTTAAGTACCCAGCCTACCATTTCATCAACAGAAAGATTTTCAGTGGTTGATGCCAGTGAATTAAGGATAAACTCATAGATTTCATCTTTTTCAACACCCAGGATAGCCGCATGATCAGCATAAGCAGCAATGCCTTTAAGTCCGATAACAAGAAGCTCTCGAAGTGATCTTACATCCTCATTTTCAGTTGCAAGCACACCCACTGTTTTTGCCTTTTCCTGGTAAGATGCCTCATCATCTGAAAACCAGAGAGCAGAGTCGTCAAGAGCGCCGCTGACTTTTCCTTCAATTTTACTTTTCAAACCCTTTTTAAATTCCTGGGCCTTTTTTATCCATTCAATAAGATTGGCATCATTAAAATTAACATTGGTAATAGTGGTAAAAAGTCCCTGGGCAACAAAAAAACCTGATTCTTTGATTACATCAACCCCGGCTGCTTTTCCTTTTGATGCAAGAACAGCAATGCCTTTAAGGTTAAAAATAAGAAGGTCCTGGAGATTGGCAGTTGTCTCTTCTTTTCCGCAAACGCCTTTTACTGTACAGCCTGTTCCTTTGGCTGTTTCCTGACATTGAAAACAAAACATGGTAAAGCCTCCTTTTAATTAATTATCATTGACATCGGCTTAAAGCCTGAAACAAAATTTAATCTAACATAATCATCTTTTTAAAGCAATATTACATCCTGTTTTCAAATAATACATTGACTTAAGTCAAATCTGCCGGATTTGGGAAAATAAATTTCAAACTATTGCCAGGTATGAAAAAGCAGGAAATATTTACCTCATGAATACAGTTTTTATACTATTGAAATACTTCTGGAATTATGAAATATATAAACACAATTTTTAATTCCAGAAAGGCGGGCTTATGATACAGACTAGAACACTCAGCTTTAAATTATTGACAGGCGGTATTGCAGCTATTGCCATTCCAGTTTTGATAGTTGGATTTTTCTCCATCAAGATTGCATCAAAAGGAATAAAAGATATTGCTAGGGAAAAAGCTCAAATTCATGCACAATCAATTGCTTTACATATTGATGCAATGCTGAATCAGGAAGTAATCCTGGCAAACACCTTATCTGGTGATGATGATGTAATTGATACAATTATTGAAATAGACAAGACAGGTCAGACAAATGAAACATCAGAGCTTTATCATAAACTTAAATCGCAGTTCAAATGGCTGAAAAATAAATACCAGGGCATGTTTATAACAGATGCCAGGGGCAGTCTGATTACAGGTATTCTTGATTCAGGAAAAGAATATAAAGAATCTGATATTTCTGATCGTGAATATTTTAAAATAGTAAAAAATGAAAAAAAGACCTATATCAGTAATGTGGTCAGATCAAAAACTACTGATAAATTTATAATTGTCATATGTGTACCGGTTATGAACGAATCAGGGAATTTTGCAGGAACTCTGGGCATGTCGCTTAAGCTGGAATATTTAACTGATATTATCAATAATACAAAAGTCGGCACCACAGGATATGGATATATGGCAGATGAAAAAGGCATTATTATTGCGCACCAGAACAAAGAATATATCATGCAGCTGGATATAAAAACCCTTGAAGGCATGAAAGAAATTACCCGTATGATGCTTGGAGGTCAAACAGGTGTACAGGATTATAAATTTATGGGAAAAAACAAAATTGCAGGTTTTGCCCCGTTAACCATAAAAAAATGGAGCATAAGCGTTACCCAGGATGAAAAAGAATTTTTACAGTCTGCCAATTCACTAATAAAATTTATTATAATAACAGGAATTATCTCCCTTACAATAATTATTGCCATACTTTTAAAATTTTCCAGATCCATATCCACACCAATAAACAAATCTGTCCAATTATTAAATTTTACTTCAGAAGAACTGACCTCTGCTGCTGTACAGGTTTCAGCCTCAAGCCATGATATTGCAAGTGCAGTTTCACAACAGGCAGCAGCAACAGAAGAAGCTTCCGCAGCATTAGAGCAGACCTCGGCAATGGTGCGCCAGAATGCTCAAATCTCTGATGAAGCTGACCGGATGATGAAAGAAATAAAAGAGAT from the Desulfonema limicola genome contains:
- the prfA gene encoding peptide chain release factor 1, with product MFNKLKGVEKRFSEIEILLSDPEIVNDRDAYQKYAREHADLSKIVTVFRNYRQVMDDLDGSMELMKDHDPEIKELAREDTELLNLKKNELEDDLKKLLMPKDPHDEKNVLIEIRAGTGGEEAGLFAGDLFRMYSRYAENNGWKLEIMSHNTTGVGGLKEVIAMIHGRGVYSHLKYESGIHRVQRVPETETQGRVHTSAVTVAVLPEAEEVELHIDPSEIKVDVYRSTGPGGQSVNTTDSAVRITHLPTGLVVTCQDEKSQLKNKNKALKVLRARLLDQMIQEQDAKRSQERKSQIGTGDRSGRIRTYNYPQGRVTDHRIGLTLYKLESILQGELDTIIGELTTFYQAQALQDAAAIRDHRTAVDHP
- the rho gene encoding transcription termination factor Rho — protein: MNISELKEKKISELTQLAKDFNIEGAAGMRKQDLIFALLQAQIEKNGLIYGEGTLEILPDGFGFLRAPNYNYLPGPDDIYVSPSQIRRFNLRTGDTVSGQIRQPKESERYFALLKVEAINYEDPEIAREKILFDNLTPLYPDEKISLETDSDNYSTRIMDLMTPIGFGQRGLIVSPPRSGKTMLLQFIANSITANHKDIVLFVLLIDERPEEVTDMVRSVKGEVISSTFDEPAERHVQVAEMVIDKAKRLVEHKKNVVILLDSITRLARAYNSVVPPSGKILSGGVDSNALQRPKRFFGAARNIEDGGSLTIIATALIDTGSRMDEVIFEEFKGTGNMELQLDRRLADKRLFPAIDIKKSGTRKEELLLDQDTLNRVWILRKLLSSLNPVDSLEFLLEKMNGTVDNKEFMEAMNA
- a CDS encoding HPP family protein, which translates into the protein MQYFKKMKGTAKSPPYVGISEIFWSWIGAFIGIGAVAYLEYNMLTTQTDLVMIIGSFGASAVLIYGAVRSPLAQPRNFIGGHIISALIGVSAYKLLNGHMWLASSVGVATAIAAMHATKTLHPPGGATALIAVTGSEQIHNLGYFYAIIPVGAGALIMLIVALLVNNIPKTRRYPEFWF
- a CDS encoding CBS domain-containing protein yields the protein MSIEIDTCPLEISDQDILEAMKSIPGYLDITTQDFKEVYILAYRQALERIKHSVRAGDIMTRSVISVKPDTPLEEVAEILSKNGISGVPVTDLEERILGMISEKDFLINMGVKKTGSFMTIIAQCLQNKGCLALPIRRQKAENIMTSPVVTVTEDTSAYEISSILTEKNINRVPVVNRENKLAGIITRTDIVKSSCSIGY
- the rpmE gene encoding 50S ribosomal protein L31; the protein is MKTDIHPEYNQTTIKCACGYVMEVGSTKKDVSVEICSQCHPFFTGKQKLIDTAGRIERFRRKYAKFQNQDAGTEKQAAQQAVQS
- a CDS encoding nitric-oxide reductase large subunit, with the protein product MQSSKTRAVLLFLLAMTFGVLIFGGYFIHKEKPPIPSEIKTSEGQVIFTGDDIVNGQNFYFSRGGQHIGTIWGHGSYLAPDWSADFLHRMGLYLAARHNGLAPEKAAYFAQEDFDLLDPSIQGSLKALVAQEMKTNRYDPASKTLIFTPYQAEAFHALKEYYSELFISGNERMGIQAEIVKNAEQGHMLTGFFAWLSWAAGTKRLDKDYTYTTNWPYDPLVGNTPLPETVTWSIISVILLIFCIAAALFFYLRYIGKDEYGAALITDFPEPEPTPSQKAVLIYFLTALVLFILQIGMGGVTAHFTVEGTYFYGIPLGKIMPYAAARTWHIQLSIFFIATCFLAAGLFIGPMVGKEPKGQKSWVIFLFAALVVVVAGTLGGTWLSALGKMGNDTFYLGHQGYEFIELGRIWQLLLIAGMLIWLVLMYRSISPALKDEEDSGGLTHLLLYSSIAIPLFYMAGLMYGKGSHISDAEYWRWWVVHLWVEGFFEVFATVVMAFLLSRIGAVSRKFALMTVNFTIFLYLGGGVIGTFHHLYWAGSPVSIIALGAVFSALEVVPLTMLGFEIVHNLKVVREGGQAYAYKWPVYFFISVSFWNLVGAGVFGFLLNPPIVLYYAQGINTTPIHSHTALFGVYGMLAISLMLFSVRHIVTRASWSDSLLKWSFWGLNGGLASMAVFSLIPSGFYQLQYAIKYGLWYARSPEIASGSVIRALSWARVVPDIIFAGGAILLFVFLVKAVRESFFKVNHN
- the prmC gene encoding peptide chain release factor N(5)-glutamine methyltransferase; amino-acid sequence: MQQQSETIELPWTIHKLLKWTDSYFKSRNIENPRASAEIILAHALGLKRIDLYIQYDQPLVDKELALFKSLIKRRINKEPVAYIVGKKEFWSMNLEVTRDVLIPRPETECLIEAALKFLPDDSKLHKKKILELGTGTGAITIALASERPFNMYFASDWSQKALAVAKRNAKQHILTGEVSFICGDWFGPFKENSIFFDMLLSNPPYIKTDIIPDLEPEIKDYEPFGALDGDKDGLGAIRHILYSACSYLADKGWMLLEIGHDQKEDVLKIVESCGTYENFCCLKDYSGNNRVVQIQKKA
- the rpsB gene encoding 30S ribosomal protein S2, whose product is MAYVTMKELLEAGVHFGHQTKRWNPKMKPYIFGARNGIYIVDLQKTVRMFRKAYDFIFDTVANGKSVLFVGTKKQARDAVYEEAVRCDMYYVHNRWLGGMLTNFQTIKQSIDRLNHLNEIESDETINLYTKKERLKLGKERLKLDSNLGGIRTMGRLPGAVFIVDPKNEAIAIREAKRLKIPTVAIVDTNCDPDDIDYIIPGNDDAIRSIRLITSKIADACLEGKEQLSEKEQAESDKEIDEVSEISSASAELKEGERKVISDGSDGPVVEIIKRSASEEVNEADSTGE
- a CDS encoding adenylate kinase encodes the protein MNILFFGPNGSGKGTQGKLLKDKFNIAHIESGAIFRDNIKGGTELGKKAKEYIDKGDLVPDDITIPMILDRLKKDDCKGGWLLDGFPRNKVQSEKLDEALKAAGMELNYVLEILLDRQIAKDRIMGRRLCANDNNHPNNIFIDAIKPNGDKCRVCGGELSARADDQDEGAIDKRHSIYYDTETGTLASAYYFRDQADKKFKYITLDGEKDINQVKEELLSKL